A stretch of Coturnix japonica isolate 7356 chromosome 11, Coturnix japonica 2.1, whole genome shotgun sequence DNA encodes these proteins:
- the SLC38A8 gene encoding putative sodium-coupled neutral amino acid transporter 8 produces the protein MEGGEGQPLLELRNTGSAGLSSAGAVFIMLKSALGAGLLSFPWAFSKAGGAIPAILVELGSLVFLVSGLAVLGHAAALSAQPTYQGVVRAVCGPAAGRVCELCFFLNLFMIAVTLLRVVGDQLDKLCGSLYPPGALGEGSPWYVDQRFTLPALCALVIFPLSVPREISFQKYSSILGTLAACYLTLVIVLKYHLQGENLGLLQAARPPRASSWASMFSVIPTICFGFQCHEACVAIYSSMRNQSFSHWVAVSMLSMLICLLIYSLTGLYGYLTFGEDVAPDVLMSYPGNDPVVIVARLLFAISIITIYPIVVLLGRLVVQDLWAHRKLRATLVSERHEQQSRVALTISWMAATLTIALFVPDIGKVIELIGGISAFFIFIFPGLCLVCMTGTQTIGAPKRAVLITWGVLSVLGGTFVCGQSAALAVMGLLH, from the exons ATGGAGGGGGGTGAGGGCCAACCGCTGCTGGAGCTGCGCAACACGGGCAGCGCTGGACTCTCCTCTGCTGGTGCCGTCTTCATCATGCTGAAGTCAGCGCTGGGTGCCGGGCTGCTCAGCTTCCCCTGGGCGTTCAGCAAGGCCGGGGGTGCCATACCTGCCATCCTGGTGGAGCTG GGTTCGCTGGTGTTCCTGGTCAGCGGGCTGGCCGTGCTGGGACACGCGGCAGCGCTCAGCGCCCAGCCCACCTACCAAGGCGTGGTGCGGGCGGTGTGCGGCCCCGCGGCGGGGAGAGTCTGCgagctctgcttcttcctcaaCCTCTTCATGATCGCCGTGACTCTGCTGCGGGTGGTGGGCGACCAGCTGGACAAAC TGTGCGGCTCGCTGTACCCGCCCGGCGCACTGGGCGAGGGCTCCCCCTGGTACGTGGATCAGCGCTTCACCCTCCCGGCGCTCTGTGCCCTGGTCATCTTCCCGCTGTCTGTGCCCAGGGAGATCAGCTTCCAGAAGTACTCCAG CATCCTGGGCACGCTGGCTGCCTGTTACCTCACGCTGGTCATCGTCCTCAAGTACCACCTGCAGGGTGAGAATCTGGGACTCCTGCAGGCTGCCCGGCCCCCCAG GGCCTCCTCCTGGGCTTCCATGTTCAGCGTCATCCCCACCATCTGCTTCGGGTTCCAG TGCCACGAGGCCTGCGTGGCCATCTACAGCAGCATGCGGAACCAGAGCTTCTCCCACTGGGTGGCCGTCTCCATGCTCTCCATGCTCATCTGCCTCCTCATCTACTCCCTCACCG ggctcTATGGCTACCTGACCTTTGGCGAGGACGTGGCCCCTGATGTCTTGATGTCCTACCCTGGGAACGACCCTGTTGTCATCGTTGCCCGCCTGCTCTTTGCTATCTCCATCATCACCATCTACCCCattgtggtgctgctgggacG GTTGGTGGTACAGGACCTGTGGGCACACCGCAAGCTCAGGGCCACGCTGGTGTCTGAGAGGCATGAGCAGCAGAGCCGGGTGGCACTGACCATTTCGTGGATGGCCGCCACACTCACCATTGCCTTGTTTGTCCCTGACATCGGCAAGGTCATTGAGCTCATCGGTGGCATCAgtgctttcttcatcttcatcttcccAG GGCTGTGCCTGGTGTGCATGACGGGGACACAAACCATTGGGGCACCCAAAAG GGCTGTACTCATCACCTGGGGTGTCCTCTCTGTGCTAGGGGGCACCTTTGTGTGTGGGCAGAGCGCTGCCCTGGCTGTGATGGGGCTGCTGCATTGA